A stretch of Halococcus agarilyticus DNA encodes these proteins:
- a CDS encoding sugar phosphate isomerase/epimerase family protein: MVDLAFSTNAYTRHALPEAIESIADHGYAGVEILGDEPHAYFPTFDDADEERLVAALDDSELRVSNINANTATGYYDDAPPSSFFDPSVITADDDDREWRIEYTKRAIDLAALTGAPAVCLATGRPLPGTPPERAHEYLRDSIGAILDYAEEHGVDVGIEYEPELLVECTEEVLALIDDVGRDSLGINLDVGHAAVYGEEPVEAIRRSAGHVTGVHLEDIVGGVRGKHYHRIPGEGDLDFRAIFDALDDIGYDGFATLELYTYPDRPDEAAQEAYEALSTYC; the protein is encoded by the coding sequence ATGGTCGATCTCGCGTTCTCGACGAACGCCTACACCCGCCACGCGCTCCCCGAGGCGATCGAATCGATCGCCGATCACGGCTACGCTGGCGTCGAAATTTTGGGCGACGAGCCCCACGCGTACTTCCCGACGTTCGACGACGCCGACGAGGAGCGCCTGGTCGCGGCGCTCGACGACTCTGAACTACGGGTCTCGAACATCAACGCCAACACCGCGACGGGCTACTACGACGACGCACCGCCCTCGTCGTTTTTCGATCCGAGCGTGATCACTGCGGACGACGACGACCGGGAGTGGCGGATCGAGTACACGAAGCGCGCGATCGACCTCGCCGCCCTGACCGGTGCGCCCGCGGTCTGTCTCGCCACCGGCCGACCGCTCCCCGGCACGCCGCCCGAGCGCGCTCACGAGTATCTCCGCGACTCGATCGGTGCGATCCTCGATTACGCCGAAGAACACGGCGTCGACGTCGGGATCGAGTACGAACCCGAACTCCTCGTGGAGTGCACCGAGGAAGTGCTCGCGCTCATCGACGACGTCGGTCGCGACTCGCTCGGAATCAACCTCGACGTCGGTCACGCCGCGGTCTACGGCGAGGAGCCCGTCGAGGCGATCCGACGAAGTGCGGGGCACGTTACGGGCGTTCATCTGGAGGACATCGTCGGCGGCGTTCGAGGAAAACACTACCATCGGATCCCCGGCGAGGGCGATCTCGACTTTCGGGCGATCTTCGACGCGCTCGACGACATCGGGTACGATGGGTTCGCCACGCTCGAACTCTACACCTACCCCGACCGGCCCGACGAAGCTGCACAGGAGGCCTACGAGGCGCTCTCGACGTACTGCTGA
- a CDS encoding UbiA family prenyltransferase, with the protein MAVDRPDESGLRERLEAYATLVRVPNLFSAPPDVLLGAALATAAGTAVPIPALAGLCLAAVLLYAGGTTLNDYFDAPIDATERPERPIPSGRVSRRAAGVLGGSLLVAGVVLAFVAAGLRAGVLAAALAATIALYDGALKGGPVGFLAMGAARGLNVLLGTVAAGTIALPAWALAVPVIVALYIALVTYMAANEATDTPRGAVAAAAAGVVVATAAVLGVVATVGPPIAWGGLAVVLVAAFLAWTGRALAPAYADPRPGTVGPAVGACVLGLALLDAAFAAVVGITWSLAVLAFLVPALALARTFDVS; encoded by the coding sequence GTGGCGGTCGATCGACCCGACGAGTCCGGCTTGCGGGAGCGACTCGAAGCCTACGCCACGCTGGTGCGCGTCCCGAACCTCTTCAGCGCGCCGCCGGACGTGCTGCTCGGCGCGGCGCTTGCGACTGCGGCCGGTACGGCGGTCCCGATTCCCGCGCTCGCCGGCCTCTGTCTCGCCGCCGTTCTGCTGTACGCCGGTGGCACCACGCTGAACGACTACTTCGACGCGCCGATCGACGCGACCGAGCGACCCGAACGACCGATCCCTTCCGGACGAGTGTCACGGCGAGCGGCGGGCGTGCTCGGCGGATCGCTGCTCGTGGCCGGCGTCGTCCTCGCGTTCGTCGCTGCCGGCCTGCGTGCTGGTGTTCTCGCGGCGGCGCTCGCGGCCACGATCGCGCTCTACGACGGCGCGCTGAAGGGCGGTCCCGTCGGATTCCTCGCGATGGGGGCTGCGCGCGGGCTGAACGTCCTTCTCGGGACGGTCGCCGCGGGCACGATCGCCCTCCCGGCGTGGGCGCTCGCAGTTCCGGTGATCGTCGCGCTCTACATCGCCCTGGTGACGTACATGGCCGCGAACGAGGCGACCGACACCCCGCGAGGAGCGGTCGCGGCCGCGGCCGCCGGGGTGGTCGTGGCCACCGCGGCGGTGCTCGGGGTCGTCGCAACCGTCGGTCCGCCGATCGCTTGGGGTGGGCTCGCGGTCGTGCTCGTCGCCGCGTTCCTCGCGTGGACCGGGCGCGCGCTCGCACCGGCGTACGCCGATCCTCGTCCGGGAACTGTGGGCCCCGCTGTCGGTGCCTGCGTGCTCGGACTCGCGCTGCTCGACGCGGCGTTCGCGGCGGTCGTCGGGATCACGTGGTCGCTCGCCGTGCTCGCCTTTCTGGTGCCCGCGCTCGCGCTCGCCCGAACGTTCGACGTCTCGTGA
- a CDS encoding sugar phosphate isomerase/epimerase family protein: MKFGFSANAFREYDWEEAIEIVADAGYDGIELLFDRPHLYPHDVDDETVADVRDALDEHAIAISNCNAFMLTAIEGFHHPSYIEPDPDYRQKRIDYTTAALRTAAALDHDYISIEPGGPIPDDESREWALDTFVESLREVLPVAEDVGVDLHVEPEPDLLIETSDQFREFADRIDHPRIRCNFDAGHLFCVDEDPVEAFDTLEPFVDHVHLEDIPEDRSHEHTQLGDGAMDIDAFLAALDDRNYEGFVTVELYPYEATAAETARDAMASLEDGGWV; this comes from the coding sequence ATGAAGTTCGGATTCTCGGCCAACGCGTTCCGCGAGTACGACTGGGAGGAAGCCATCGAAATCGTCGCCGACGCGGGATACGACGGGATCGAACTCCTGTTCGACCGGCCGCATCTCTACCCCCACGACGTCGACGACGAGACGGTCGCCGACGTGCGCGACGCACTCGACGAGCACGCGATCGCGATCAGCAACTGCAACGCGTTCATGCTCACGGCGATCGAGGGGTTCCATCACCCGTCCTACATCGAGCCCGACCCCGACTACCGCCAGAAGCGCATCGACTACACGACGGCCGCGCTACGGACGGCGGCCGCGCTCGATCACGACTACATCTCGATCGAGCCTGGCGGGCCGATTCCCGACGACGAGTCCCGCGAGTGGGCGCTCGACACGTTCGTCGAGAGCCTCCGCGAGGTGCTCCCGGTCGCCGAGGACGTGGGGGTCGATCTCCACGTCGAACCCGAACCCGACCTCCTGATCGAGACCTCCGACCAGTTCCGCGAGTTCGCCGACCGGATCGACCACCCTCGAATCCGGTGTAACTTCGACGCCGGCCACCTCTTCTGTGTGGACGAGGATCCCGTCGAGGCCTTCGACACGCTCGAACCGTTCGTGGATCACGTCCATCTGGAGGACATCCCCGAAGACCGGAGCCACGAGCACACCCAGCTCGGCGACGGCGCGATGGACATCGACGCCTTTCTCGCGGCGCTCGACGACCGGAACTACGAGGGGTTCGTCACGGTCGAGCTTTACCCCTACGAGGCAACCGCGGCCGAGACCGCCCGCGACGCGATGGCCTCCCTCGAAGACGGTGGGTGGGTCTGA
- a CDS encoding TatD family hydrolase translates to MEIIDPHMHMVSRSADDYRRARRAGVECCIEPAFWSGTDKQHAGSFFDYFEQIIDFETDRAERAAGMDHYVTIGLEPKEANYREMAEDVLDRVPEYLDRENVVGVGEIGFDQGTDDEEWALREQLRMAEERELPVIIHTPHTNKPEGTERIVEIIEDEGVTQERIVIDHNTPETIETSLTTDCWVGFTLYPGKIADEKAIDLLEEHGTDKMLFNSAADWDPSDPLAVPKARDKMLDRGWPREDVKKVVFDNPYEFFDQSPNFEYDPR, encoded by the coding sequence ATGGAGATCATCGACCCGCACATGCACATGGTGTCGCGCTCGGCCGACGACTACCGACGCGCGCGCCGCGCCGGCGTCGAGTGCTGCATCGAGCCCGCGTTCTGGAGCGGCACCGACAAACAGCACGCCGGTTCCTTCTTCGATTACTTCGAACAGATCATCGACTTCGAGACCGATCGCGCCGAGCGCGCGGCGGGGATGGATCACTACGTCACGATCGGCCTCGAACCCAAGGAGGCGAACTACCGCGAGATGGCCGAAGACGTCCTCGATCGCGTCCCCGAGTACCTCGACCGCGAGAACGTCGTCGGCGTCGGCGAGATCGGGTTCGATCAAGGAACCGACGACGAGGAGTGGGCTCTTCGTGAGCAGCTCCGAATGGCGGAAGAGCGCGAACTCCCGGTCATCATCCACACGCCACACACGAACAAACCAGAAGGAACCGAGCGGATCGTCGAGATCATCGAAGACGAGGGCGTGACGCAGGAACGCATCGTCATCGATCACAACACCCCCGAGACGATCGAGACCTCGCTGACGACGGACTGCTGGGTCGGATTCACGCTGTACCCCGGCAAGATCGCCGACGAGAAGGCGATCGACCTCCTCGAAGAGCACGGCACCGACAAAATGCTGTTCAACAGCGCCGCCGACTGGGACCCCTCCGATCCGCTCGCGGTGCCGAAAGCGAGGGACAAGATGCTCGATCGGGGCTGGCCGCGCGAGGACGTCAAGAAGGTCGTCTTCGACAACCCCTACGAGTTCTTCGATCAATCGCCGAACTTCGAGTACGATCCGCGATGA
- a CDS encoding inositol-3-phosphate synthase, with amino-acid sequence MVTKTGVWLVGARGNVATTAMIGAHAIANGATSTDGMVTERTPLTTLDLPAVESLVFGGHDIQAGSVVDTAERLHERNGVPDRDTLDAVHEDLAAIDDRIVTGTARNCGRTVAELADDAAFDDDTLSLRELVERIRADYDAFRKDEDLDRIVVVNVASSEPLPADPDQYDSIEAIEAALDADDPLPASALYAYAAIDAGHPFVNFTPNAANALGGIQELAERENVPHMGRDGKTGETLLKTALAPMFAGRNLRVLSWEGHNILGNKDGAVLEDDANKAGKLQSKGGVLDGILDYDTHNRVRIDYTPALGDWKTAWDDIRFRGFLDTQMKLQFTWEGSDSALAAPLVLDLVRLLAHADEQGEGGLQPHLASFFKDPLGVDEHDLSRQFDRLYEYADRHAAGENEAGDGS; translated from the coding sequence ATGGTGACGAAAACAGGCGTCTGGCTCGTCGGCGCGCGCGGGAACGTCGCCACGACCGCGATGATCGGGGCGCACGCGATCGCCAACGGCGCGACCAGTACGGACGGAATGGTCACCGAGCGCACCCCCCTGACCACCCTCGATCTCCCGGCGGTCGAATCGCTGGTTTTCGGTGGTCACGACATTCAGGCGGGCAGCGTCGTCGACACCGCCGAGCGCCTCCACGAGCGCAACGGGGTTCCCGACCGCGACACGCTCGACGCGGTCCACGAGGACCTCGCCGCGATCGACGACCGGATCGTGACCGGCACCGCGCGCAACTGCGGACGCACCGTCGCGGAACTTGCCGACGACGCGGCGTTCGACGACGATACCCTCTCGCTTCGGGAGCTCGTAGAGCGCATCCGGGCCGACTACGATGCATTCCGCAAGGACGAGGATCTCGATCGGATCGTGGTGGTGAACGTCGCCTCCTCGGAGCCGCTGCCCGCCGATCCCGACCAGTACGACTCGATCGAAGCGATCGAGGCCGCGCTCGACGCCGACGACCCGCTCCCGGCGAGCGCGCTCTACGCCTACGCCGCCATCGATGCAGGCCACCCGTTCGTGAACTTCACGCCGAACGCCGCGAACGCGCTCGGTGGAATTCAGGAACTCGCCGAACGCGAGAACGTCCCCCACATGGGTCGTGACGGCAAAACCGGCGAAACCCTCCTGAAGACCGCGCTCGCGCCGATGTTCGCTGGCCGCAATCTCCGAGTGCTGTCGTGGGAGGGCCACAACATCCTCGGGAACAAGGACGGCGCAGTGCTCGAAGACGACGCGAACAAAGCGGGCAAGCTCCAGAGCAAAGGCGGCGTGCTCGACGGCATCCTCGATTACGACACCCACAATCGAGTGCGGATCGACTACACGCCCGCACTCGGCGACTGGAAGACCGCCTGGGACGATATCCGGTTTCGGGGCTTTCTCGACACGCAGATGAAACTCCAGTTCACGTGGGAGGGCTCCGACTCGGCGCTCGCCGCGCCGCTCGTGCTCGATCTCGTGCGGCTGCTCGCGCACGCCGACGAACAGGGCGAAGGGGGGCTCCAGCCCCACCTCGCCTCCTTCTTCAAGGACCCGCTCGGCGTCGACGAACACGACCTCTCGCGGCAGTTCGATCGGCTCTACGAGTACGCCGACCGGCACGCTGCCGGAGAGAACGAAGCGGGGGATGGATCGTGA
- a CDS encoding alkaline phosphatase family protein — MSDAASVGTAGRAIVLDVIGLEPGHLDRGLAPNIADLVGESTRATLEPPFPSVTLPVQTTLATGRSPESHGDVSSGEYDRANDEVAFWERDRADRDRLWETASDAGLTTGVFCFQHLIDTTADVALTPSPIEDEDNNILEMNCWTNPDDFYDDLQEEYGHFPLHTYWGPGANEESSTWILDAATTAIERYDPDLLWIYVPHLDYDGLRHGAGDELDDAIGVVDDLVGDFLDGLRGDDRWDETVVNVVSEYGFHDVDTPVFPNRALREAGLLSVMDDGEGGEEVDLDSSRVFAMVDHQVTHVYADESAVDDAREALASLEGVERVLGDEGKAEYGVDHPNAGDLVLVAEPSAWFQYYWWRDDADAPYYATDMDIHAKPGFDPCELFFGDSGLASLDPTLVGGSHGRADCGGFYGLGGPAAPESVPETVDARTVAPTLVDLLDVDVEMAFETDPL, encoded by the coding sequence GTGAGCGACGCCGCGAGCGTCGGCACTGCGGGCCGGGCGATCGTGCTCGACGTCATCGGGCTCGAACCAGGCCACCTCGATCGGGGGCTCGCGCCGAACATCGCCGACCTCGTCGGCGAATCCACACGGGCGACGCTCGAACCACCGTTCCCGTCGGTCACCCTCCCGGTGCAGACCACGCTCGCGACCGGTCGCTCGCCCGAATCCCACGGCGACGTCTCCAGCGGCGAGTACGACCGCGCGAACGACGAGGTCGCGTTCTGGGAGCGCGATCGAGCCGACCGCGACCGGCTCTGGGAGACCGCGAGCGACGCCGGCCTCACCACCGGTGTGTTCTGTTTCCAGCATCTCATCGACACGACCGCCGACGTCGCGCTCACGCCCTCGCCGATCGAGGACGAGGACAACAACATCCTCGAGATGAACTGCTGGACCAATCCCGACGACTTTTACGACGATCTCCAGGAAGAATACGGCCACTTCCCGCTGCACACCTACTGGGGACCGGGCGCGAACGAGGAGTCCTCCACCTGGATCCTCGACGCCGCCACGACGGCGATCGAGCGCTACGACCCTGACCTCCTGTGGATCTACGTTCCCCACCTCGATTACGACGGCCTCCGCCACGGTGCCGGCGACGAACTCGACGACGCGATCGGGGTGGTCGACGATCTCGTCGGCGACTTCCTCGACGGGCTCCGGGGCGACGACCGCTGGGACGAGACCGTCGTGAACGTCGTCAGCGAGTACGGCTTTCACGACGTCGACACCCCAGTCTTCCCGAACCGCGCGCTCCGGGAGGCCGGGCTGCTCTCGGTGATGGACGACGGTGAGGGTGGCGAGGAGGTCGATCTCGACTCGTCGAGGGTGTTCGCGATGGTTGATCACCAGGTGACCCACGTTTACGCCGACGAGAGCGCGGTCGACGACGCCCGCGAGGCGCTCGCCAGTCTAGAGGGCGTCGAGCGCGTGCTCGGCGACGAGGGGAAGGCCGAGTACGGTGTCGATCACCCGAATGCGGGCGACCTGGTGCTCGTGGCGGAGCCATCGGCGTGGTTCCAGTACTACTGGTGGCGCGACGACGCCGATGCACCGTACTACGCGACCGACATGGATATCCACGCCAAACCCGGCTTCGACCCCTGTGAGCTGTTCTTCGGTGACAGCGGTCTCGCATCGCTCGATCCAACGCTCGTCGGCGGCTCGCACGGCCGGGCGGACTGCGGGGGGTTCTACGGGCTTGGCGGCCCGGCCGCACCCGAATCGGTCCCCGAGACGGTCGATGCGCGGACGGTCGCGCCGACGCTCGTGGATCTCCTCGATGTCGACGTGGAGATGGCGTTCGAAACCGACCCGCTCTGA